Within the Sebaldella sp. S0638 genome, the region ATATTATAATGTTGACTGATTCTGAAAATCTATAATAAAAAGCAGAAAATATTCACTGAAATGTTTTCTGCTTTTTTATATGTTAATTTTATCCCCGGAATTTTATAGAAGAAAAACAAACTTCAAATAAAAAACTGTCCGAACTTTATTATCTCATGATGAGTCAGACAGTTATTTTTATTAATTTTATCAAAACATCAGCTTTTTCCAGCCTTTATATATTCCAGAAACTCTGTTTTCCCAACTCTGTTTTCCCAACTCTGTTTATACCGCTGTTTTGTACATCTTCATTGCTGTTTACAGAAATTCCGTATTCTTTCTCAATTATTTCCCGTACCCTTTCTCTGCAAAAACTCCCCTGACACCATCCCATTCCTGCTCTTGTACGTCTTTTTACCCCGTCAGTACTTGTTACTCTTATTCCTCTTCTAAGTGAATCCAGTATTGTTTTTTCAGTTACCTGTTCACATCGGCATATTATCTTTTCTTCTGGAATTTCACTCTCTAAAAGTCTGTTCACTTCTTGCACGGAGAGCATATCTTCCTTTGTTTTTTTCTTTATCAAAGGCTTTCTGTATGGATTGAAATTATCTTTTTCCATTAATTCAAAACCGCTGTTTTTTATTATCTCTATTATCACTTCCGCTGCAGCCGGAGAAGATGTCAAGCCCGGAGACTGTATTCCTGCTGCGTTTATAAAGCCTTTGGATTCAGTTTCCTCTATTATGAAATCTCCTGTGTCCGCCGCTGCCCTCAAGCCTGAAAATGTTCTGATAAAAGTTTTCAAATCAAACTCTTTTGTTACATGTTCCGCCCTTTTCAAAATCTGTTCAAGATTTTCTTTTTCTGTTCCTGTATCTTCACGCCCTGAATCATTCTGCGCATCAGGTCCAATTAAGAGATTCCCATGATAGGTGCTTGTTACCAGCACACCTTTCCCTAGTTTTGAAGGTGTTTGAAAAATAACATTATTTAATATATTTCCTGTATCTCTGGCAAACAAAATATACTCCCCTTTTCTGGGATTTATCGTAAAATTTTTTTTATTCACCGTTTCAGAAATAACATCACTGTATATCCCGGCTGCATTAATTACATATCTTGTACTGACAGTATTATTCTCTGCTCTGCCGTTAATATTTTCTTCATATGTTACATTATAATTATAATCTCCGCATTTTTTTATATCTGTAACCTTTGAATTCAATTTTAGAACTGTACCGTTTTCCACTGCATTCTCTGCAAGCGCTATGGCAAATTCATAAGGCGAACAGACTCCGGCTCCCTCACAATATAAGGCATATTTTATTTCAGGATTTAATGCAGGCTCCATTTCCAGTATTTCTTTCTGTTCTAGAATTCTTATATCATCTACACCATTTTTCAACCCGTTTTCATATATATTATAAAGTGTTTCCCTGTCCTCTTCATTAAAACCAACCACAAGAGAACCTGTTTTTCTGTATCCGAAATTCAACTCTGAATTATATTTCTCAAAAGACAGGCGCCCTTTATAACAAAGCTTTGATTTCAGCGTACCGTGTTTATCATCATAACCGCCGTGTACTATGGCACTGTTTGCCTTGGTTGCTCCCATGGAAACATCATTTTCTTTTTCTGCCAGAAGTATTTTGACCTTATATCTGCTTAGTTCTCTTGCTATAATTGTTCCAGTGATTCCGGCACCTATAATAACAAAATCATATATCATTGCAGTTCTCCCGTATTTCAGATATCTTCTCTTTCCCAGTTTCTTACTCTCTCTACTGCTTTTTTCCATCCTTTGTAATATTTATTACGTTTTTCCCTGTCCAGTTCAGACTTAAATTCCTTTTTCAATTTCCAGTGTTTCTTTATATCATCTTTATCTTTCCAGAATCCTACTGCCATACCAGCCAGATAAGCGGCACCCAGTGCGGTTGTCTCTGTTATTTCCGGTTTCAATACTGTTTCTCCTATTATATCTGCAAGAAACTGCACAAGAAACTCATTTTTTACAGCTCCACCGTCTACTTTAAGTTTCGTAAGAATAAGTCCCGAATCATCCTGCATCGCTTCAAGCAGATCTTTTGTCTGATATGCTATTGACTCAAGAGCAGCTCTGATTATATGATTAGCATTTGATCCTCTTGTAAGCCCAAGAATACCTCCTCTTGCGTACATATCCCAATAAGGTGCTCCCAGCCCCACAAAAGCAGGAACTACATATACTCCGCCGTTATCCTCTACTTTTTTGGCAAAGTATTCAGTATCTGCCGAATCAGCAATAAGTCTCATCTCATCTCTCAGCCATTGTACCACAGCACCTGCTACGAATATACTTCCTTCAAAGGCATATTCCACTTTACCGTCAAGTCCTATGGCAATTGTAGTCAAAAGACCGTTTTTGGATCTTATAAACTTGTCGCCTATATTCATAAGCATAAAACATCCTGTACCGTATGTACTTTTAGTATCTCCTTTTACAAAGCACGCCTGCCCGAACAAAGCAGCCTGCTGATCTCCGGAAATTCCCGCAATAGGTATTACTGTTGTGGTATTCCCGCCTCCTCCTAGCGATGTTTCACCATATATTTCACTGGAATTTTTTACTTCTGGAAGCATCGATCTTGGTATCTCCAGTTCTTTCAGAAGCTTTTCGTCCCATTGCAGTGTTTTTATATTAAACAGCATTGTTCTTGATGCATTTGTATAATCAGTCACATGCACCTTTCCCCCTGTGAGCTTCCATACTAGCCAGGTATCCACAGTTCCACATAGCAGCTGGCCGCTGTCTGCCCTTTCTCTCGCCCAGGGAACGTTATCAAGAATCCACTTAATTTTTGTACCTGAAAAATAAGCATCTATAATCAGACCTGTATTCTC harbors:
- a CDS encoding NAD(P)/FAD-dependent oxidoreductase, giving the protein MIYDFVIIGAGITGTIIARELSRYKVKILLAEKENDVSMGATKANSAIVHGGYDDKHGTLKSKLCYKGRLSFEKYNSELNFGYRKTGSLVVGFNEEDRETLYNIYENGLKNGVDDIRILEQKEILEMEPALNPEIKYALYCEGAGVCSPYEFAIALAENAVENGTVLKLNSKVTDIKKCGDYNYNVTYEENINGRAENNTVSTRYVINAAGIYSDVISETVNKKNFTINPRKGEYILFARDTGNILNNVIFQTPSKLGKGVLVTSTYHGNLLIGPDAQNDSGREDTGTEKENLEQILKRAEHVTKEFDLKTFIRTFSGLRAAADTGDFIIEETESKGFINAAGIQSPGLTSSPAAAEVIIEIIKNSGFELMEKDNFNPYRKPLIKKKTKEDMLSVQEVNRLLESEIPEEKIICRCEQVTEKTILDSLRRGIRVTSTDGVKRRTRAGMGWCQGSFCRERVREIIEKEYGISVNSNEDVQNSGINRVGKTELGKQSFWNI
- the glpK gene encoding glycerol kinase GlpK — translated: MKNVTEKNYVIALDQGTTSSRAVIFDKDTNIVGIAQREFQQIYPQPGWVEHDPMEIWATQRAVLTEVNAKTGIPLEEIAAIGITNQRETVIVWDKETGEPVYNAIVWQCRRTADMCEDLKKRGLEEYVKENTGLIIDAYFSGTKIKWILDNVPWARERADSGQLLCGTVDTWLVWKLTGGKVHVTDYTNASRTMLFNIKTLQWDEKLLKELEIPRSMLPEVKNSSEIYGETSLGGGGNTTTVIPIAGISGDQQAALFGQACFVKGDTKSTYGTGCFMLMNIGDKFIRSKNGLLTTIAIGLDGKVEYAFEGSIFVAGAVVQWLRDEMRLIADSADTEYFAKKVEDNGGVYVVPAFVGLGAPYWDMYARGGILGLTRGSNANHIIRAALESIAYQTKDLLEAMQDDSGLILTKLKVDGGAVKNEFLVQFLADIIGETVLKPEITETTALGAAYLAGMAVGFWKDKDDIKKHWKLKKEFKSELDREKRNKYYKGWKKAVERVRNWEREDI